The proteins below are encoded in one region of Pongo pygmaeus isolate AG05252 chromosome 20, NHGRI_mPonPyg2-v2.0_pri, whole genome shotgun sequence:
- the LOC129020917 gene encoding olfactory receptor 10H4: MLKNSRVNTVSMPGQNYSTVSEFILFGFSAFPQHLLPILFLLYLLMFLFTLLGNLLIMATIWIECRLHTPMYLFLCALSIAEILFTVAITPHMLADLLSTHHSITFVACANQMFFSFMFGFTHSFLLMVMGYDRYVAICHPLRYNVLMSPRDCARLVACTWAGGSVMGMMVTTIVFHLTFCGSNVIHHFFCHVLSLLKLACENKTSSLIMGVMLVCVTALIGCLFLIILSYVFIVAAILRIPSAEGRHKTFSTCVSHLTVVVTHYSFASLIYLKPKGLHSMYSDALMATTYTVFTPFLSPIIFSLRNKELKNTINKNFYRKFCLLSS, encoded by the coding sequence ATACAGTATCCATGCCTGGTCAGAACTACAGCACCGTATCTGAATTTATCCTCTTTGGCTTCTCAGCCTTCCCCCAGCACCTCCTGCCCATCTTGTTCCTGCTGTACCTCCTGATGTTCCTGTTCACATTGCTGGGCAACCTTCTCATCATGGCCACAATCTGGATTGAATGCAGACTCCACACACCCATGTACCTCTTTTTGTGTGCCCTCTCCATCGCTGAGATTCTGTTCACTGTTGCCATCACCCCTCACATGCTGGCTGATCTGCTTTCCACCCATCATTCCATCACATTTGTGGCTTGTGCCAACCAGATGttcttctccttcatgtttgGCTTCACTCACTCCTTCCTTCTCATGGTCATGGGCTATGATCGCTACGTGGCCATCTGCCACCCACTGCGTTACAATGTGCTCATGAGCCCCCGTGACTGTGCCCGTCTTGTGGCCTGTACCTGGGCTGGTGGCTCAGTCATGGGGATGATGGTGACAACGATAGTTTTCCACCTCACTTTCTGTGGGTCTAATGTGATCCACCATTTTTTCTGTCATGTGCTTTCCCTCTTGAAGTTGGCCTGTGAAAACAAGACATCATCTCTCATCATGGGTGTGATGCTGGTGTGTGTCACAGCCCTGATAGGCTGTTTATTCCTCATCATCCTCTCCTATGTCTTCATTGTGGCTGCCATCTTGAGGATTCCCTCTGCTGAAGGCCGGCACAAGACTTTTTCCACGTGTGTATCCCACCTCACTGTGGTGGTCACGCACTATAGTTTTGCCTCCCTTATCTACCTCAAGCCCAAGGGCCTCCATTCTATGTACAGTGACGCCTTGATGGCCACCACCTATACTGTCTTCACCCCCTTCCTTAGCCCAATCATTTTCAGCCTAAGGAACAAGGAGCTGAAGAATaccataaataaaaacttttacagAAAATTCTGTCTTCTAAGCTCCTGA